Proteins from a genomic interval of Streptomyces fodineus:
- a CDS encoding phosphatase PAP2 family protein codes for MNVLRGIKWPYAVIALIAVAAAAFGLLRPQLAAAGFPGLKLSATDRIKQSPPPALFTDAQIAPIGKLAAAQRTKADALFAQWRKAHGTARDDKAFAAWAARQVPAPPAAKQRTAELRQVQALAKTRTAAGKKAATWLELNGKKDVWKVYLHDQTELVPAAKGTAEKAELKAALKLAKTISDRLAAKDRQPAPFVLDPSLRPEKHIKPGAKGPYSYPSRHAARSAAAVTFLSALSPHRAEDYEWMRAQVLYSRLYMAGHVTSDLTAGTLLGDLIGDYELAVSGH; via the coding sequence ATGAACGTCCTGCGCGGCATCAAATGGCCGTACGCCGTCATCGCGCTGATCGCCGTGGCCGCCGCGGCCTTCGGGCTGCTGCGACCGCAGCTGGCCGCGGCCGGATTCCCCGGGCTGAAGCTCTCGGCGACCGACCGCATCAAGCAGAGCCCGCCCCCGGCACTCTTCACCGACGCCCAGATCGCCCCGATCGGCAAGCTGGCCGCCGCCCAGCGGACGAAGGCCGACGCCCTCTTCGCCCAGTGGAGGAAGGCGCACGGCACCGCCCGCGACGACAAGGCGTTCGCCGCCTGGGCCGCCCGGCAGGTCCCCGCCCCGCCCGCGGCGAAGCAGCGCACCGCCGAACTCCGCCAGGTCCAGGCCCTCGCCAAGACCCGGACGGCCGCCGGGAAGAAGGCGGCCACCTGGCTGGAGCTGAACGGCAAGAAGGACGTCTGGAAGGTCTACCTGCACGACCAGACCGAACTCGTCCCCGCCGCCAAGGGCACGGCGGAGAAGGCCGAGCTCAAGGCGGCGCTGAAGCTGGCCAAGACGATCAGCGACCGGCTGGCGGCCAAGGACAGGCAGCCGGCGCCGTTCGTCCTGGACCCGAGCCTGCGCCCGGAGAAGCACATCAAGCCCGGCGCCAAGGGCCCGTACTCCTACCCCTCCCGGCACGCGGCCCGGTCCGCCGCGGCCGTCACCTTCCTCAGCGCCCTCTCCCCGCACCGGGCCGAGGACTACGAGTGGATGCGGGCCCAGGTCCTCTACTCCCGCCTCTACATGGCCGGCCACGTCACCAGCGACCTGACGGCCGGAACGCTGCTGGGCGATCTGATCGGTGACTACGAACTGGCGGTCAGCGGCCACTGA